In Mercurialis annua linkage group LG5, ddMerAnnu1.2, whole genome shotgun sequence, a single genomic region encodes these proteins:
- the LOC126681222 gene encoding MLP-like protein 28 isoform X3 produces MALVGKLEGDVEIKAPAELFHNVFSCRPHHVNIMSPDNVQSVDLHEGEWGKHGSTICWNYTHDGETKYAKEIIEEIDDVNLSTTFKVIEGDLLKEYKEFRFIVKATPKEGGGSLVHWTLAYEKLHEAISDPQSLLDLGLLTSTHVCSHLTQNEVAQPN; encoded by the exons ATGGCTCTGGTCGGAAAGTTAGAAGGCGATGTGGAGATCAAAGCTCCGGCAGAGCTATTCCATAATGTTTTTAGTTGCAGACCACACCATGTTAACATTATGAGCCCTGACAATGTACAAAGTGTTGATCTTCATGAAGGTGAATGGGGTAAGCATGGTAGCACCATCTGCTGGAATTACACTCATG ATGGAGAGACCAAATATGCAAAGGAGATTATTGAAGAGATAGATGATGTGAACTTGTCAACAACTTTCAAAGTGATCGAAGGAGATCTGCTGAAGGAATACAAGGAATTCAGGTTTATAGTTAAAGCTACACCAAAGGAAGGGGGAGGCAGCTTGGTGCACTGGACATTGGCTTATGAGAAGTTGCATGAGGCTATTTCTGATCCTCAATCATTGCTCGATCTCGGTCTCCTTACCAGCACGCATGTTTGCTCTCACCTCACCCAAAATGAAGTAGCCCAACCCAATTAA